Genomic window (Candidatus Nitrosocosmicus franklandus):
TTTATAGTCTGAGAAATTCAACAGATATAGATGTTGCAAATAAAATATACAATTCATCCATAAAGGCCAAAGCATTAGATATACTGAGAAACCTTCTCCCATCATCTACTCTTACGAATCTTGCAATAGCTGGAAATGGAAGAGCTTTTGAATATCTTTTGTTTAAAATGAATTCTTCAGAATTGACCGAAATTAAGAGATTGGGTGATCAATTATACAATGAAATGAAAAAATATATTGAACCATTCATTAGACGATCTAGGAATGTACATAGTGTATCCAATGCAAATTATCTTAGTAAAACTAAAGAATCTATTTCAAAAATTCTAGACGAGATCTTTGATCATAATTCTTATAACATTACTGCAAATGATACTATTCAAGATATAGTAGACAATAACAAGAATACAGTTGTAAATGTTAGATTACTACATTATCTACCTAATGTTGAGGCTGAAGTAAGATTGGCTTCCTTCATATTACATGAATATGGAGTAAATCTCACTATGGCCGAGTTGTTAGAATATGTTGCAAATATTCCTATAGAAAAACGCCATGAAATCATTCGTGCTTATTTTAAGTTCAGAGAAAATAGACGACACAGACCGGGAAGAGCTTTCGAGATGATCGATTATTCTTTTCAATTAACAACAAACTATGGTATGTTTAGGGATCTTCACCGACATAGGCTTTTAACCATGAGCAGGCAATTATTATCAACTAAATATGGATTCGATATTCCTAAGGAAATAATTGAATTAGGTATAGAAAAAGACTATATAGATTGTATGTATGTTAGTGATGATACTTACAAATCGATAGCCAGTTCGATGCCCCATGAAGCACAATATGTCGTTAACTTTGCTTATAGATATCCATACTTTATAAAAATGAACCTTCGTGAGGCATGTCATATGATCGAGTTGCGTACGACTCCTCAGGGTCATCCCGATTATAGGAAAACATGTCAACAAATATACTCATTGATAAAATATGTCCATCCTATAATATCAGAGGGTATCAAATTTGTGGATATGAATAGATATGAGTTAGAAAGATTCAAATCGGAAAAGAATAGTGCATTAAAAAAATCTAAGCTGGATTCAAAATGAAGAATTATACTCTAAGATGATTAAAATCTACCATAAATTCATATTTAATAATGATTTTAGAGTATCAAAACCATTTGTCAAGAGACTCGCTTTTTTTTATAACATTTTTTTCCAGTCTTCTTAGGTAATTAGCAACTCTTTCCATAGAGAAACTTTTCTCATCGCAAAGATATTTCAATATTTTTTCTTTCTCTAAATCCTTAAATTGGATATTTAGATCCTCAATATTAGCAACATTAGGATTCAAAAAAATCTCTCTAATTTCCTTATATGGAGTATTTGATAATTCATCTTTTATTTTTTCTATATCCTCGAGTTTCTTATATTTTTGAATTAGTTTTAAAGCATTTTTAGGACCAATGCCATTAAATCCATTAGGATTAAAATCGGTTCCAATAAGGATTCCAATATCTACTAGTTGTTCATGGGTTATATTATTGATTTTTAAGACTTGATCATATTCTATGATTTCAGGGACAATATCTATATACGCGTTTTTATTTGGGATCTTCCGTTTCCCACTAATAGTCAAATTTCTTATTAATCTTTTTGCACCAAACAATATAGAGTCATAATCTTGACTTACACACGAGTAAGCCAGATCCTTCTTTGACAACAATGCTGCAGTTGCTTCTCCTTCAGATATTGCATTTATATATGGAATTCCCAGTAAGGATAACAAGTATTTTGATTCCTCAATCATTTTGGAAGTTAAAATTGAAGTACCCTGACTAAATTTTTTTGCATCATCCATCCTTCCCTCCTCTATGGCCAGATTATATTTTTCAGAAGCTTCTTCCTTAGCCTTTTTCCTTCTATTGATTTCTTTGGCTTTCAATTCATGGGGTTCCCCGTCAAAAATATATACCATCTTAACTCCGTCACAAAGTAAATTTATGTTCCTATAAAAAAGTCCGCTAAGATGACTCGTAGGTTCTCCGTGAGTATCTGTAAGTAAATCTCCAGTTGGACCTCTGATCGTTGCCAAGAATTGATAAATTACATTAAATGCATCGACCGCGACTACCTTTCCAACCAAATCGGAAATTCTAATAGGATTAGAAATAACCAGTGGCTTCAAATTCAAACCCATTAATGATTCGTACTCATGTATGATTTTTAAATTTTTGATGGATTGATAAATCAGATGATCCGTTGATATGCATTACAATAATCTTTTTGTCAATTCAATCACTAAGGACTTGTTATTATTAAGTTCGTTTATAGAATATTAAAGGAGCTTAGATGATTAAAAACATCATAATTTGGCTGATATTCCTCCATCCAGAGCCATTACGGATCCTGTTATCCAATTTGAATCTTCAGAAACTAAAAATAAAATTGCATTAGAAACATCCTCAGGTTCTCCAATCCTCTTTAAAGGGAATGATCCCTCTAACATCCTTTTTGCATTTTCGTCTTGTAAATATGGTTCCATTATAGGGCTTCGAATAGTTGAAGGTGCTATACAATTGCATCTTATATTGTATTGCCCATATTCTACTGCTATGCTTTTCGTCAGCATTATGATCCCTGCTTTTGTAACCCCATATACTGAAAAAGGTACCTTAGGAATAGCCCTCATTCCTAACAATGATGATATATTTACTATGTTGCCTGATTTTTGTTCCATCATAATAGGAATTACTGCTTTGATGGGCTGAAATGTACCTTTAAGGTTGACATTGATCAGATTACTCCACTGATCTTCGGTCATTAAATGGAATGGTGTGGGATCGTTAATTATAGCAGCACAATTAATTAGAATATCTATTTTATCAAATGCAGTTAAGGTTTGTTCAATAACACTCAATACTTCAGATTCGTGAGAAACGTCTGCTGCTGCATATATTAGATTATCACTCCTGCCTATATCTTCGACAACTTTTTTTAATCTGTTTTTATCTCTCGAAACTAAAACTACCTTGCTACCCTCTTCCAGCATCTTTTTAGCTGCTGATTTTCCAATGCCTCCAGATGCACCAGTAATTATAGCTACTCTTCCATCCAGTTTCATGAGTAAAATAATGTCATATTTGATTAAAAGCTTTTCAATTGTCTAATGAAAAAATTTTATTAAGGAAATATTTATGGCATGTAAATTCAAAATGGCGGCCATTTTTCGAAATCATTCCGTTAGTATATTCTTGCGACAATAAAAAGACCAGGATTTAAAAAATTGTATTCAGAATATAAATAACAAACTAACCAAATTAGTGGTTCAGCCAGATGAGAACCAATCAATGATGTGTTGTAGTTATATATTCCTTATTCATCTTGTAAAGGTACATGTTTGGTTAGAAGAGAACTCGAAAAAATGCCAATACTTTTGAGACATTAAAAGGATATGGTTCATACAAATGGAAGGTTGGGAAATAATGATGATGCACAGAGAGAAATACGCGATATCTACTACGCATCTCATCCTTCTAATTATTATCATGATCAATCTTGTACTTCTATCTTTTCTTTACACCTTGACTACCGGTTAGTAAGGTTGACTCTTCTTTCTCTATTTAGTACGATCATGATGAGAATAGGAAATATCACTCCCACTGTTATTAAGATTTCAAGTGTAATAACTATAAAGAAACCAATAATAATTAACCAAACATAACAAATTGTTGTAATGTAGTCAAAGGTACTCTTTAACATGCATTATGTGGATATCTTTACTTGATAATAAACTACAAGTTACCATATGTAAATCATATATTCGCATTTGTAAATAATAACATACATGAAATACAGTTTATAAAAATATAGTTTATAATCTTGTTTACAGCATGGTGCATATGACTTGTCTAACAGCGAAGACGAATAAAAGATATCTCATCTTATAATTACCGTAATCATTTATTTTTTTGTATAGAATGATATGAACCACCTAAATCATTCGTAAACACACAATTATTAGAATTAACATCAAATTTAGTCCAATAAATGCCCATAGTGCTAAACTCTCCAAGGAATAAGAATAGATTTTTAAGCAAATATTTAATGGGCACAAATATTGATAGAGTTTAGATAAATGGATTAGTGATCCAAGGGTTTATTGTTTGCGTACGAGCCATCAATATTTCATCACATCTAAAAATCATTTTCATGGGAATAATACAATAACATCTAAATATTTGTAGGATTCTGAGACTCAATTACAATAAAAAGTTCATCAAAACCACGGTATAGCTCCGTACTATTTGTCGTCGCTCAAAATGGAATCAATAATAATCACAATGTATAGTTCTTTAGCATCCAAGCATATTTTCTTCTCGAGTTCTGGAGTGTAGTTATAGCGATATGAGTTAAAAATTGGAGATGATAACGATCTGATTTTTAGGTCTAAAATACATTTCTATGAATCTTGTTATTAAGGTGCTTCAAGTGAGCAATATGTTCTCTGTACAACGGTATCATGAATTCTCTTGAAATTCAATGTCTGGGAAAGCAAGTATTTTGATCAATGGCGGTTGATAAGTTTGAAAATCAATTTATAAAATTTATTCCATTTATTATAAAAATAGAATTATTAGCTATTTACAAATGAAATTGATTAGAAGATTATCGGTATTGGGAAAGTAAAAACGTCGAAGAGAATAGTTATTATGTTATATCTGTTAAGCGAATTAGTTACCTTGCATATCGCTATATGTCTATTTGAGTTGTACATCTTCTTTTGATACAGCATTGAGATAACGTACATTTTTCTTTTATCTGTTTTTTCGTGAATCAAAAAATCATGAATTCACCAATCTAGTAAATATTATTACTGTTTTTGTTTATATTCTAAATTCCTATAGATACATAGTATATTACCACCTGTTAACATTTTATTAGCGAATAAAGTTGGAGGATTTAGCTTAGATTATTGGGTTTGTCTTACATAAATCAAAAACCGTCAGTGTCATGTCGCAATAGTTTTTATTTGAATGATTACTTTAATCCATTTTAATTCTTCTTTGATGTTATCTTTGACAATCTCTTTACCTCTTAGGATCATCTTATAGTGGGTCAACATTCTTCTATGTATACCAACGAGTGTAACTATGCCATAAATTAGAAGAAAGTCGAAAATAATTGTTGCCACTACGAACATTACAAGTGTTTATCCAAAAGCCGAAAAGGTTAATCCTGGTTCTATTCCTATCTTTTTAGGAATCTCAAACCTAATTACCATACCTAGGGATGTAATTCTTATAAGTGTCACAATAGCCATGATGTAACTAATATTAGAGAACGATATGAGATCCACAAAGATTACCTTTTGTATCCCGATCGACAATAGAATCAGAATTGACTACAGTAATAACACCTATAACTTTCTTAAATTCAACATCAATCAATATGTAAACCATTTTGTGCTGATGACTGTGCTTACAAATTCTTGCCGAGATCATCCTATTGATCTCTTCTATTTGGTTTAGTCCTGTCAATGTCACTAAATGACATCTTTATTTCGTTAATCAGTTTGTATACAACAGAACTTAATTTAACAGATTTTATACCTTCTACTTCTAGATGAATTTTGCTGAAAATTTTAAACATTGGTAGGAAAAATGGTTTTCTACTCTTGTCATTTTGATTAATTTCTTAATTAAAATACTTTCGATCGAGTAGTTGCTTTATCAGAAGACTTGCTCATGATTAATTAAATACAATTTTTGATCGTTGAAATACTATAAGTTGTCAAATTCTAGCTAACATCAACTGGTTTTAATAGATGCAATAGACTCGAGCAATAGCCTGGATGCTAGGAGTGAAGTTATGTTATTTACATCAAAATCAGGAGAGAGTTCTACTATGTCCATGCCAACAATACCCAAGCTAACTGTTAATTTAATAAGCGATATTAAATCAATGCTAGAAATACCCCCTGCAGAAGGAACCGAAACTCCTGGTGCATACGCAGGGTCTAAACAATCTAGATCAATGGAAATGTATTTCTTGCCTTTATGATGTTTTGATTTTATTTTGTCCAAGATATTCGAAATTCCTTTTTCATTGATATCTAGAGGTGTTATAATTTCTAATCCAGACTTTTGTACATTTTCTAATTCTTCTGCTTCCGCAGATCTTGTTCCTATTAATACGCTTTCTTTAAAGTCTATCCACTCCGATGAATCACTTAAGACAGATCCATAATAATTAGTTGTAGAGGAAACAAAATCTGGATGTGCGTCAAAATATAACAGGCCAACTTTTCCAATCAAATTACCGATAGCTTGTAATATAATAGTGGTGATCGAATGGTCTCCTCCTATAACTATTGGAATCTTATTATTCGAAACTAGATCAAATACTGTTCTGTATAACTCCTTCCTATCAACATTACCGTAATCAAAAATGTGTTTCTTATTCAAATTACCACGCATTGGACAAATTGGAATAATACTTCCTTCTCTTTCAAAAAAGTTTGATTCATTGGTTACCATTCTAAGAATATCTGGACCTTTACTCGTGCCTTTTCTTTTGGAATGAGATTTTGATTCATCAGGTACGCCTATAATTACAATTTCTGCCTCGGAAACCTCATTCACATTCGAGTAAGTAAAGATATCCATATATCGTTATTCTGCTAGATTTTCATAATAATCTTGCTACTAAATGATATTTGTTTCATCCATATTTCTTCTCGTGAAGTAATGTAAATAATCTATAAGTTCAAGACTTGTCCTTTCTTAGCTTTTTAATTTTTACAAAGAAACTCTCCAAAAAAACTGCCCATCTAATCTTTAAGAATAATATGAAAAGAAAACTAAATAAAATTACTGATATTAGTATTGCAATAATTAATGTATTCATATTCAATGACACTTCAGAAAAGTTTCCAATTATGGGTTTGCCGATTATCAGTGTCCCCCATACTACTATAGTGTTTAAAAGTAATTTTGAGAAAAAAGTTATGAAAATGAACTTTATGCGACTGTATCTATACATTCCAAATGGAATAAAGATTATATTGTCAGGAATGGGAGTAATTCCAGCCAAAAATATCGCCACACCGCCATACTTTTTTAGAATCCTAAAGGTTTCTGGATACTCTTCTTCATTAAAGTTTCTCTTTAGGTTACCTATATTTGCTCCATAATAGCTTATCATATAAACTATAGATTTCGCGGTTACAGCCCCCAGTGCCCCAATCAAAATTATTGCATTGGGATCCAAATCTGTGACCAAAACGGCAGTCATGAGAACTGGGAAATATGGAATTGGAACAATAATTAATATTGCAGAAACAAAGGTCAATAGAAAAATTGCAGAGTAATCCAATCCTTGAATTAGCTCTATTAAATCAAAGACTTGCATTAGGATGTTTATCTTAGCATTTTATTGATTAATTATTGTTTTTCATTGTGAAGAATGTCTTTGTCAGTATATTGACCCATTTTATAATAACTTGAGAAAGAGGCATACTAAATTTCATCGTAATTCATACCATACAAATACATGATATATCAATCTCTTATTATTCACAATTGCATCATAGTAGTAAGTAAAATAGTTGACAACCGATTTTGAATATTGTTATTGCAATATTATAAGAAAAATCTGCGTACATAAACTTAGTAGATTCATAATTGTTTACCAAACTTAGATCTTTAAATTACCATTAGTTCAAAACACCTTTCTATTGTACTGTCTTATTCACGTTATGAAAATCAAGTTGTAACTCTAATGTAGAATTCTAATTAAGTAATTATTCGAAATATAATATCTAATTTAATTATCTTAGTTAATTTATCGGATATTCCTATTGCTATTTTGATAATTGATTTAGAAACAGATGTTCATATCTTAGTCATGTTGTACGTTATTACGTAAATCAATAACTCGTTAAGATGATCTTTGACTTAATAATGTGCTTTTTCATTGAATTTTTTTGCCAGAACTGTTATTTTTAACAATGACGAGATCGTTACTACATTTTTATTGAATTTAAATTCAAATAAGAGCCAATAAATTTATTTAATACCCTATAATAGATTGATTATTGGACAAAAAACAAACACCAACAAAAGCAACACCTAAAAAGAGTACAACAAAAGCAACACCTAAAAAGAGTACAACAAAAGCAACAAAAGCAACACCTAAAAAGAGTACAACAAAAGCAACAAAAGCAACACCTAAAAAGAGTACAACAAAAGCAACAAAAGCAACACCTAAAAAGAGTGAAACTAGTGAGCCTGTAGTAAAAAGAACAATAACAAAGACAAAATCAAAATCACCTACACGTAAGTAGAAACAGCTTTTTTCTCAAAATTTTTATTTTACTATTCAACAATTTTTATAATCAAGGTAGTGATCAAGTTTTAATAGGAAGCTTTTAGCAAAAAAACCTTCACAACACAGAATTAATTATTCGAGTAACCTTTATAAGCAATTTTAGAAACCAATAGGGAACAAAGTGGGGATCAGTATAATATACACTTCAGATGATAAAAAGTTCAAGCCATTCAACCTATATTTTGAACCCTCTATGTCCGCTAATATTGTTGGTCATCGATCTAGTGTAAAATTAGTTAATAAGGATTTAGGAATAGAGATTTATCTGGAGAATAATGATAATGAAAAATCTGTTAATCAAAAAATACAAGATGATCTCGAATTATCATACAAAAAGATTGTATCTGAATATGACGATAGTAAACAAATATTTCGAACATTAAAGAAAATCAAGGGCAATTTGGAGAAATTGAATAATACATGATCTCGGATTTTTTATGATGATATATAAATGCTGTATCCCAATTGAACTCATAAAATTTTGTACTTCATATTCTTAATTCCTTATGGCAAATTTGTTCTCTTCTTCATATTAAGTATAGTATTTATTGACTATCAAGTACAGCAAATACGCTGTGTAATACATACACACAGTACATAAATTATCTGAATGGATAATAAAAATCAGAAAATGAAACTTCCTGTCATTAATTATTCATTGTTAAGGGAGAATGGAGGTTAGGATCGTTTTGGTAAAAATACTTGAGGGTAAATATTGATCCAAGTGAAGATGAATTCTTTGTTTATATTATATTTTTATCCGAGTTTATCATAACATCAAGATTTACACTTCCATCGTTGGTACTATTTAATATTGGAGAATCTGTCGATTTGCCAAATACCTTATTACTATCTTCAAAAATATTCATTATACTGGCAGATCCGCTATTAGATTCGGCAGTACCTAATATCCAAACAATGCTATTTGTTTGTTAATATAATAAATACTTTGGTTGTCCGATAATTGAATATCTGAAAGGTTAGTATTATTATCTATTGTGGACTGCTGTATGTATGCTATAATGACTGTATATTACTTGACCCAATAAAACAAACGTAGCTTTTTTGCATAATGTGTGAAGATATGTGAGCTTCTTAATTTTTGCCCTCAATTCCTATAACAAATTCATTCAAATATACTTCACATGGTTTATAATACATTTAGGAAAATTAAAACAACAAGTCCTATATTAATAAGTTTGATAAGAAAATTACAGAAAATTTTTATAAAAATTTTAACCAGAATTAAATTTGCAAAGTATATTCAAAAATTATTATATTATATATTATTGCAAAAGAAAACAGGAATAAAATGTTAAAGTCAATCGACACGAAATTAACTTCAGTATTAGTTGTTGCAGTATTTGCTGCATTAATGACTTTTGGTCCAGCAACATCAAGTTATCAAAGTGCATTTGCACACTATGGGACAGATGTTGATCAGTGTAAAGATGATGAGGATTATTATGAGGATAATGAGGAAGCATGTGATAAGAACCTAAGAGTTCATTATGGAGAAGATTATGATGGTGAATTTGGTTCAAAATCAATTGACGACGATGACGACGATGACGACGGTAATAGCTCAAACCAAGGAATAGGTCAATCCCAATCTTCCCGTCAAAATTCACAATGTGTTTCAGGCGGTGATACCAATGACTCTTGCAACAACATAAGCCTACAGAACCAAGAGAATTCTGGTAACAACGCAGCAGCTCAAAACGGCGGAGATGACGACGATGACGACGGTAATAGCTCAAACCAAGGAATAGGTCAATCCCAATCTTCCCGTCAAAATTCACAATGTGTTTCAGGCGGTGATACCAATGACTCTTGCAACAACATAAGCCTACAGAACCAAGAGA
Coding sequences:
- a CDS encoding SDR family NAD(P)-dependent oxidoreductase produces the protein MKLDGRVAIITGASGGIGKSAAKKMLEEGSKVVLVSRDKNRLKKVVEDIGRSDNLIYAAADVSHESEVLSVIEQTLTAFDKIDILINCAAIINDPTPFHLMTEDQWSNLINVNLKGTFQPIKAVIPIMMEQKSGNIVNISSLLGMRAIPKVPFSVYGVTKAGIIMLTKSIAVEYGQYNIRCNCIAPSTIRSPIMEPYLQDENAKRMLEGSFPLKRIGEPEDVSNAILFLVSEDSNWITGSVMALDGGISAKL
- a CDS encoding FAD-dependent thymidylate synthase; this translates as MNYEKFNDFEKKQLESHFSNSEDNVFAIITPNQVDRGALMSRYSRTDKTMRRVYIDEFLSNPNRGLEFYNRVLLDYGDDSVAELGTAQCALEWISNISAQKIEDHRIGLSFLEKSSRYVAFDKKINGLYKYYRDNRIMSSIYADSYVKSCDLAFDIYAKNIKSMQQYLKEKTPIDNLVFYDSEKNNDSPFYSLRNSTDIDVANKIYNSSIKAKALDILRNLLPSSTLTNLAIAGNGRAFEYLLFKMNSSELTEIKRLGDQLYNEMKKYIEPFIRRSRNVHSVSNANYLSKTKESISKILDEIFDHNSYNITANDTIQDIVDNNKNTVVNVRLLHYLPNVEAEVRLASFILHEYGVNLTMAELLEYVANIPIEKRHEIIRAYFKFRENRRHRPGRAFEMIDYSFQLTTNYGMFRDLHRHRLLTMSRQLLSTKYGFDIPKEIIELGIEKDYIDCMYVSDDTYKSIASSMPHEAQYVVNFAYRYPYFIKMNLREACHMIELRTTPQGHPDYRKTCQQIYSLIKYVHPIISEGIKFVDMNRYELERFKSEKNSALKKSKLDSK
- the fen gene encoding flap endonuclease-1, producing the protein MGLNLKPLVISNPIRISDLVGKVVAVDAFNVIYQFLATIRGPTGDLLTDTHGEPTSHLSGLFYRNINLLCDGVKMVYIFDGEPHELKAKEINRRKKAKEEASEKYNLAIEEGRMDDAKKFSQGTSILTSKMIEESKYLLSLLGIPYINAISEGEATAALLSKKDLAYSCVSQDYDSILFGAKRLIRNLTISGKRKIPNKNAYIDIVPEIIEYDQVLKINNITHEQLVDIGILIGTDFNPNGFNGIGPKNALKLIQKYKKLEDIEKIKDELSNTPYKEIREIFLNPNVANIEDLNIQFKDLEKEKILKYLCDEKSFSMERVANYLRRLEKNVIKKSESLDKWF
- a CDS encoding YqaA family protein is translated as MQVFDLIELIQGLDYSAIFLLTFVSAILIIVPIPYFPVLMTAVLVTDLDPNAIILIGALGAVTAKSIVYMISYYGANIGNLKRNFNEEEYPETFRILKKYGGVAIFLAGITPIPDNIIFIPFGMYRYSRIKFIFITFFSKLLLNTIVVWGTLIIGKPIIGNFSEVSLNMNTLIIAILISVILFSFLFILFLKIRWAVFLESFFVKIKKLRKDKS
- a CDS encoding arginase family protein produces the protein MDIFTYSNVNEVSEAEIVIIGVPDESKSHSKRKGTSKGPDILRMVTNESNFFEREGSIIPICPMRGNLNKKHIFDYGNVDRKELYRTVFDLVSNNKIPIVIGGDHSITTIILQAIGNLIGKVGLLYFDAHPDFVSSTTNYYGSVLSDSSEWIDFKESVLIGTRSAEAEELENVQKSGLEIITPLDINEKGISNILDKIKSKHHKGKKYISIDLDCLDPAYAPGVSVPSAGGISSIDLISLIKLTVSLGIVGMDIVELSPDFDVNNITSLLASRLLLESIASIKTS